Proteins encoded together in one Rhizobium sp. 11515TR window:
- a CDS encoding LysR family transcriptional regulator — protein sequence MNEKRISRAVPLKGLQAFEAIGRCGGVNAAALELKVSPGAISQQIRKIESFLGVTLLERNGRTVELTQWGRLYHQEISKGFEQFAVAEQVLERARNENALVLSALSSVVNKWIGRRIFDWQALHPNAHVRIVGRDKEPRMGFDDIDFRISYGSDVLQHEHYTELFRDWVVPACSPALIKGKAPSAAHLLQYPLLHVEWERHFTPYPSWLEFAAKTGATLKETAAGLSFTLSSSAIDAAVNKRGVVLAQMSMIADELEAQTLVIPVDIRIALRESYFLAWDRAALEKPHGRQFRDWLVAISRQQGLISAPGSTF from the coding sequence TTGAACGAGAAACGGATCAGCAGGGCGGTTCCGCTCAAGGGCTTGCAAGCCTTCGAAGCCATCGGCCGTTGCGGCGGCGTGAACGCCGCGGCCTTGGAGCTGAAGGTTTCGCCGGGAGCGATCAGTCAGCAGATCCGTAAGATCGAGAGCTTTCTCGGCGTCACCTTGCTCGAGCGCAATGGTCGCACAGTGGAGCTCACCCAATGGGGACGGCTCTATCATCAGGAAATATCGAAGGGATTCGAGCAATTCGCGGTTGCTGAACAGGTCCTGGAACGGGCACGCAACGAGAATGCCCTTGTGCTCAGTGCCCTGTCTTCCGTCGTCAACAAATGGATCGGGCGCCGGATCTTCGACTGGCAGGCCCTGCATCCCAACGCGCATGTCAGGATCGTCGGTCGCGACAAGGAACCGCGCATGGGCTTCGACGACATCGACTTCCGCATCAGCTACGGATCGGACGTGCTGCAGCATGAACATTATACGGAGCTGTTCCGCGATTGGGTGGTTCCCGCCTGCTCGCCGGCCTTGATTAAGGGCAAGGCGCCTTCCGCAGCACACCTTCTTCAATATCCGCTCCTGCATGTCGAATGGGAGCGGCACTTCACGCCCTATCCAAGCTGGCTTGAATTCGCCGCGAAGACGGGCGCGACACTCAAGGAAACAGCCGCCGGCCTTTCCTTCACCCTTTCGAGCAGCGCAATCGACGCCGCCGTCAACAAGCGCGGCGTCGTTCTCGCGCAGATGTCGATGATTGCAGATGAGCTGGAGGCGCAGACGCTCGTCATTCCCGTCGACATACGCATTGCCTTGCGCGAAAGCTACTTCCTCGCCTGGGACAGGGCCGCC
- a CDS encoding UTRA domain-containing protein: protein MVPIHQKILKDIESRIVSGIWPPGHRIPVEHELLKEYQCSRMTVNKALSTLAERGMIIRRRKLGSFVASRQIDRTVMDIQDISTEAELAGHQHSHTMLMRKVERLDSATALRLGETMGAEILRLHCLHAVDGKANALERRIIMLDLVPAARTESFASVPPGKWLLDMVPWSKARHVIRAVSADATTARLLETERGEACLTLIRQTWQSSRTVTYVEFIHPGDRFQFAGDFHPNESRTIDQLPQGIAS, encoded by the coding sequence TTGGTCCCAATTCATCAGAAAATTCTGAAGGATATCGAAAGTAGGATCGTGAGCGGCATCTGGCCGCCGGGGCACCGAATACCCGTCGAACATGAGCTGCTGAAAGAGTATCAATGCTCTCGGATGACCGTGAACAAGGCGCTTTCGACCCTGGCCGAGCGTGGCATGATCATACGTCGCCGCAAGCTCGGTTCCTTCGTCGCTTCGCGGCAGATCGACCGCACGGTCATGGACATCCAGGACATTTCCACGGAAGCGGAGTTGGCAGGGCATCAACACAGTCACACGATGCTGATGCGAAAAGTCGAGAGGCTCGATTCTGCCACCGCGCTGCGGCTTGGCGAAACCATGGGAGCGGAAATCCTGCGGCTCCACTGCCTGCATGCGGTCGACGGCAAGGCGAATGCGCTGGAGCGGCGCATCATCATGCTGGACCTGGTGCCAGCAGCAAGAACCGAGAGTTTCGCTTCGGTTCCACCAGGCAAATGGTTGCTGGACATGGTGCCTTGGTCGAAGGCCCGGCATGTCATTCGAGCCGTCTCGGCCGATGCCACGACGGCACGCCTGCTTGAGACCGAGCGCGGCGAAGCCTGCCTGACGCTCATCCGCCAGACATGGCAGAGCAGCCGCACGGTCACCTATGTCGAATTCATCCATCCTGGCGATCGTTTCCAGTTTGCCGGTGACTTCCATCCCAATGAAAGCAGGACCATCGATCAACTGCCGCAAGGAATCGCCTCTTGA
- a CDS encoding transporter substrate-binding domain-containing protein gives MTKNSLLKGLVGAALLFGATISAHAADTLAAVKAAGTLKVGTETAFAPFDFIDAGKHVGLNVDLFDEIGKELGVKIEWVTLPWDGVFPALEAGKFDVVAGPATITKKRMERYRFTPPLAEATIAILKKAGDKTISKPEDIAGKKIGVGKATAQLDQLKEFSETLPTKADIREYPAFTESYADLAAGRIAGVANSLPNIAFVAKQREGTFEVVLPPFGKKSYFGFIGLKDADHAPLMDAIDAAMLKIKADGRMATLQKKWFGASFDTPDAVKDPAF, from the coding sequence ATGACGAAAAATTCGCTTCTGAAGGGGTTGGTTGGCGCCGCACTTTTGTTTGGCGCAACGATCTCGGCCCATGCGGCTGATACGCTTGCCGCGGTCAAGGCTGCCGGCACCCTGAAGGTCGGCACCGAGACGGCTTTCGCCCCGTTCGATTTCATCGACGCCGGCAAGCATGTCGGCTTGAACGTCGATCTCTTCGACGAGATCGGCAAGGAGCTGGGCGTGAAGATCGAATGGGTCACCCTGCCATGGGATGGCGTTTTCCCGGCGCTTGAAGCTGGAAAGTTCGACGTTGTTGCCGGTCCGGCGACGATCACCAAGAAGCGCATGGAGCGCTATCGCTTTACCCCGCCCTTGGCCGAAGCAACCATCGCGATCCTGAAGAAGGCCGGTGACAAGACGATCAGCAAGCCGGAAGACATCGCCGGCAAGAAGATCGGCGTCGGCAAGGCGACCGCGCAGCTCGATCAGCTCAAGGAGTTTTCCGAAACCCTGCCGACTAAGGCCGATATCCGCGAATATCCGGCCTTTACGGAATCCTATGCCGACCTCGCGGCCGGCCGTATCGCCGGCGTTGCCAACTCGCTGCCGAATATTGCATTCGTTGCCAAACAGCGTGAAGGCACGTTCGAAGTCGTGCTGCCGCCCTTCGGCAAGAAGTCCTATTTTGGCTTCATCGGCTTGAAGGATGCCGATCACGCACCATTGATGGACGCGATCGACGCTGCCATGCTGAAAATCAAGGCTGACGGCCGCATGGCGACGCTGCAGAAGAAGTGGTTCGGTGCAAGCTTTGACACACCTGACGCCGTCAAGGACCCGGCATTCTGA